One stretch of Apis cerana isolate GH-2021 linkage group LG8, AcerK_1.0, whole genome shotgun sequence DNA includes these proteins:
- the LOC107996509 gene encoding ubiquitin thioesterase Otu1, whose protein sequence is MAEYVLRVKTKSGQKVVNGLLPQDKLGKLRSKLVEITGIPAEALHVLGGFPPRPINLNDETNSLEVSGIISGDTLIVEEKSPLYNGKQKSEEIGRTHIIDEKNFTNTPGVLMKKVVPADNSCLFTSVGYVLNGKVDPSCSNFMREIIANAVASDPEEYSEAFLGQPNPEYCKWILKPESWGGAIELSILSKFYGLEIAVIDSINAIINRFGEDQHYPQRVFLIFDGIHYDPLYLEPLDGSSIQTIFPTEDEKILFEAAELAKEVKSSRQFTDIQKFMLICNDCKIRLNGHMEARQHAKETGHMNFGEVAV, encoded by the exons ATGGCTGAATATGTATTGAGAGTTAAAACGAAATCAGGTCAAAAAGTCGTGAATGGGTTGCTTCCGCAGGATAAACTTGGCAAATTACGATCAAAACTTGTTGAAATAACAGGAATACCAGCAGAAGCACTTCATGTTCTTGGTGGTTTTCCACCGAGGCCAATTAATCTGAATGACGAAACGAATTCGCTTGAAGTGTCCGGCATCATTTCAGGAGATACCTTGATTGTTGAAGAAAAATCGCCACTTTATAATGGGAAACAGAAATCAGAAGAAATCGGACGAACACATATCATtgacgagaaaaatttcacgaatacACCTGGTGTATTAATGAAGAAGGTCGTACCTGCAGATAATTCTTGCTTGTTTACCAGCGTTGGCTATGTACTCAatg GTAAAGTGGATCCTAGCTGTTCAAATTTTATGAGAGAGATTATAGCAAATGCAGTAGCATCTGATCCTGAAGAGTATTCAGAAGCTTTTTTGGGCCAACCAAATCCTGAATATTGTAAATGGATTTTAAAACCAGAATCATGGGGTGGAGCTATAGAATTgtcaatattatctaaattttatggaTTAGAGATAGCAGTAATTGATAGTATCAATgctataattaatagatttggAGAAGATCAACATTATCCTCAAAgagtttttctaatatttgatGGAATTCATTATGATCCTTTATATTTAGAACCACTTGAT GGTAGCAgcattcaaacaatttttcctaCTGAAgatgagaaaatattatttgaagcaGCTGAACTTGCAAAAGAAGTAAAATCTAGTCGTCAATTCACAGACATTCAAAAGTTTATGTTAATATGCAATGATTGTAAAATCAGATTAAATGGTCATATGGAGGCTCGGCAACATGCCAAGGAAACAGGTCATATGAATTTTGGAGAAGTAGCTGTGtaa